The bacterium genome contains the following window.
GCGGCGCCCGCAGCTACGTCGCCGACGCGGAGCCGCAGGCGCTGACGCTCGCCGACCTCGACGACGACGGCCAGCTCGAGCCGGTGGTCGCTACCCAGGGCGGCGACGGCGGCGCGACGGTCGCGGTGCTGCGCAATCGCGGGGAGGGCGTGCTGCAGGCGGTCGAGGACGTGCCGGTCGGCAACGGCCCGGCGGCGGTGGCCGCCGCCGACGTCACCGACGACGGCCTGCCGGACCTCCTGGTGACCGGCGATCAGGGCAACGTCGTCATTCTGCCGGCGCTGCCGCTCGGCGGCTTCGGCGCCCCGATCAGCGTCAACGTCGGCGGCCGCGGCCTCGGCATCCTGGCGATCGATCTCAACGGCGACGCTCGTCCCGACATCGCCGTCGTCGACAACCAGAACAACCGCGTCGCCGTCGCCCTGGCCACCGGCCCCGGCACGTTCGCCGCCACCCAACTCTACCCGGTCGCGCAGGCGCCCGGCGGCATCGCCAGCGGCGATTTCAACGGCGACGGCCGGCCCGATCTCGCGGTGACCGCCATCGGCCCGCCGGCGCGCGTCTCGGCGCTGCTGCAGAACCCGAACGGCACCTTCGCCGCCGCTCGCAGCACCCAGTTGACCAACGAGGAGACGCCGATCGGCATCGCCGCCGTGGACGTCAACTGCGACGGCCGCAACGATCTGGTGGTCGCCAACCAGGCGACGAACACGGTCTCGGTGCTGCGCAGCAACGGCGACGGCACCTTCGCGATCGCCCAGACGCTGCCCTCCGGACAGGTCGGACAGGGCCCGATCGGCATCGTCGCCGCCGATTTCGATCGCGACGGCGTCACCGACTTCGCGGTCAGCAACTCGGTGGTACCGCTCAACAACCCGAGCGTGCGCACCTTCAAGGCCGACTGCGGCAGCGGCACCTTCGCCCAGCTCGGCACGGCGCGCGCCGGCGATCTGGTGAGCGCCATCGTGGCGCGCGATTTCACCGGCGACGGCATCGTCGACATCGGCCTGGTCAACCAGACCTCGAACGCGGTGCGGGTGCTCACCGGGGTCGGCGACGGCAGCTTCCGGGTCAACCAGGCGGACTCGGTCAGTCGCATGCCGGTCGCCATCGCCGCCGCCGACTTCGACGGCGACGGGCGCTACGACGCGGCGAGCGCCAACAGCGATCCGAGCGCCCGCAACGTCTCGGTGCTCTCCAACTGCGCCCGCGACGCGGGCTGCGATCCCTTCCGTCCCGGTCCTCCGGGCAGCGCGGCGCGACGCGGCGACGCCAATGACGACGGCATCCGCTCGGCGGCGGACTTCGTCGCCGTGGCGGCCGAGGTGATGGACGGCGACGGCCAGCAGGTCGAGGCCATCGGCCTGGGGACCTTCACCGGCGCCGGGCCGGGCGCCGACGCCAACGGCGACGGCCTGGTCACCGCCCAGGACCGACGCGCCGTGGCGCGCCGCATCTTCGGCGGAGCCTGAGGCCAGTGGCCGACGAGGCTCGCCTGCAACGCGACCTGCAGGACGCGATGCGCGCCCGCGACCGGCTGCGCATCGACGTCCTGCGGGGCGTCATCGCCGCGGTGAAGAACGCCAAGGTGGACAAGCAGGTGCCGGAGCTGCCGGAGGCGGAGATCGTCGCCGTCCTCCGCAAGGAGCTGAACAAGCGCAGCGAGATCGCCGAATTCGCGCGCCAGGCCGGGCGCGACGAGACGGTCGCCCAGGCGGAGGCGGAACGGGCCATCCTCGACGCCTATCTGCCGGCGCAGATGGACGCCGCGGCGCTGGAGGCCGCGATCCGCGCCATCGCCGGCGAGCTCGGCGGCGTCCAGATCGGCCCGATCATGGCCGAGCTGCGCAAGCGACACGCCGGCCAGTTCGACGGCAAGCTGGCCAGCGAGCTGGTCAAGAAGCTGGCGTCGTAGCGAGCTCCGCGATGGCCGCCGCGAACCGATCGACTGGCGCCGACTGGCCCGAGCTGTCGTATGCGGCGGGGCGGGAGACCTGGTCGACCCTGCATCTCTGGTCGCAGGTGGTCGGCAAGGTGCGGCTGGTGCGGACGCCGTGGACCAACCATTCCTGGCACGTGCCGCTCTACGTCACGGTGCGCGGCCTCACCACCTCACCGATCCCGTACGGCGGCCGGGCGCTGGAGATCGACTTCGATTTCCTCGAGCACCGGCTGACCCTGCGCACCGACGACGGCGGCGAGCGGACGGTGCCGCTCATCGCCCAACCGGTGGCGCGCTTCTACGCCGCCGTGATGCGCTGCCTGGACGAGCTGGCGATGCCGGTGCGCATCCACACGATGCCGAGCGAGATCGCCGACGCCGTGCCCTTCGAACGCGACACCGCGCCGCGCCGCTACGACCCGGAGCAGGCGACGCGGCTCTGGCGCGCCCTGCTGCAGGTGGATCGGGTGCTCAAGGAGTTCCGCGCCCGCTTCATCGGCAAGTGCAGCCCGGTGCACGTCTTCTGGGGCAGCTTCGACATCGCGGTGACGCGCTTCTCCGGCCGCGAAGCCCCGCCGCACCCGGGCGGCGTGCCCAACTTCCCCGACTGGGTGGCGCGCGAGGCCTACTCGCACGAGGTCAGCAGCGCCGGCTTCTGGCCGGGCGGCGGCGCGGTCGACTACCCGGCCTTCTACTCGTACGCCTATCCGGCGCCGGCCGGTTTCGCGCAGGCGACGGTCGCGCCGGCGGCCGCGTCCTACTCGACGGCGCTGGGCGAGTTCCTCCTGCCGTATGACGCCGTGCGGGCGGCGTCGTCTCCGGACGAGGCGCTGCTCGAGTTCCTGCAGAGCACCTACGAGGCGGCGGCGAACCTGGCCGACTGGCCGCGCGCCGCCCTCGAGCGCCGTTTCGATCGGTGAGGCGAGGGGCGCCGCCGCGCCTCCCTCAAGTCCCTCTCACGACGCGGCGCCCTCCAGACGCGCCGCCGCGGCGGACACGCCGGCGCCGGCGGAGAGCGCGTGGCCGCAGCGCGGTAGCACCCGTTCCAGCGCGTGCAACACCAGGAGCACGTTGGCCGCCGTGCTCGATTCGCCCATCAGGCCGATCCGCCACACTTTCCCCTTCAGCGGACCCAACCCGCCGCCGATCTCGAGCTGGAATTCCTCCAGCAATCCCCTGCGCACCGCCAGATCGTCCACCCCGTCCGGAATCGTCACGCTGTTGAGCATCCACAGCCGACGCCCCGCCTGCGCCGCGAGCTCGAGGCCGAGCGCCGCGAGGCCCGCCTGCAACGCCTCGTGGTGACGTTGATGCCGACGCCACCGCGCCTCCAGCCCCTCCTCGTGCACCAGCCGTAACGCTTCCAGCAGCGCGTAGTTCATGGTGATCGGCGCGGTGTGGTGATACACGCGCTCGTCGCCCCAGTATTTCTCGATCATCGTCAGGTCGAGGTACCAGCTCTGCACCGGCGTGCGCCGGGCGCGCAGGACCTCGAGGGCGCGCGGCCCGAAGGTGAGCGGTGCCAGGGCGGGCGGACAGCTCAGGCATTTCTGCGTGCCGCTGTAGGCGGCGTCGACCTGCCACTCGTCGATGCGCACCGGGCAGCCGCCGAGCGAGGTGACGGTGTCGAGCACCAGGAGCGCGCCGGCGGCGCGGACCAGCGGCGCGATCTCCTCGACCGGCTGCCAGGCGCCGGTCGAGGTCTCGGCGTGCACCAGCGCCACCAGCTTGGCGCCGGGATGGTTGCGCAGCGCGGCGGCGATGTCCTCGGCCTCGATCACCCGACCCCACGGCGCCTCGACCGCGACCGGCCGGGCGCCGCAGCGACGGACGATGTCCACCATGCGGGTGCCGAAGACGCCGTTGACGCCGACGATGGCGACGTCGTCGGGCTCCAGGAGATTGACCAGGCACGCCTCCATGCCCGCCGAGCCGGTGGCCGAGATCGGCAGGGTCAGCGCGTTCTCGGTGCGGAACGTCGCCCGCAGGAGCCGCTTGGTCTCCTCCATGAGCGCGATGAAGGCCGGATCGAGATGCCCGATCAGCGGCGTGGCCATGGCGTTCAGCACGCGCGGGTGGACGTTGCTCGGTCCCGGACCGAGGAGGATGCGAGGCGGGACGGTGATCGGCATCGGCCAGGCAAAACACAGATGCGCGCGGATGACCACCGGTGAGCGCGGCCGGGCCGGTGTCCATCTGTGGCCATCGGCGTCCATCTGTGTTTTCCAGGGGGCGATGCTGGCGCCGCGGATCGTGGACGGATTGATCGAGCTGGTCGGCGGCGACGGCGTGATCGCGCGCGGGTCGGCGGCGCGGGTCTACGAATGCGACGGCTGGACGCTGGAGCGGCGGGTCCCCGAGGTGGTGGTGCTGCCGCGCACGCCGGAGGAGGTGGCGGCGGTGGTGCGGCTGCTGCACCGGCACGGCGTCGCCTTCGTGCCGCGCGGCGCCGGCACCGGGCTCTCCGGCGGCTGCCTGCCGGTCGCGGCGCCGGTGATGATCTGCACCAGCCGCCTGCGGCAGATCGTGTCCATCGACCTCGCCAACCGGCGCGCCGTCGTCGAGGCGGGGGTGGTGAACCTCGCCGTGTCGCGCGCCGTCGCGCGCCACGGCCTCTTCTACGCCCCCGATCCGTCGAGCCAGTCGGCCTGCACCATCGGCGGCAACGTCGCCGAGAACTCCGGCGGTCCGCACACGCTGAAATACGGGGTCACCACCAACCACGTGCTCGGGCTGGAGCTGGTGCTGCCCGACGGCGAGGTGGTGACGCTCGGCGGCGCGGTGGAGGACGTGCCCGGCTACGACCTGCGCGGCCTGGTGATCGGCGCCGAGGGCACCATGGGACTGGTGACGCGCGCCACCCTGCGCCTCACCCGGACGCCGGAGGGCGTGCGCACACTGCTCGGCGTGTTCGCGACCGTCGACGCGGCGTGCCAGGCGGTCTCCGGGATCATCGCCGCCGGCATCGTCCCGGCGGCGCTGGAGATGATGGACCAGCTCATGATCGCCGCCGTCGAGGCGGCGTTCCAGGTCGGGCTGCCGACCGACGCCGGCGCGGTGCTGCTCATCGAGCTCGACGGCGCGGGCGCCGAGCTCGACCAGCAGGCGCGCGCGGCGTCCGACGTCTGCCACGCCCAGGGCGCGCGCGAGGTGCGGGTGGCGCGCGACGAGGCCGAGCGGGCGGCGCTGTGGAAGTGCCGCAAGCGCGCCTTCGGCGCGGTCGGCCGCCTGGCGCCGAACTACTGCACCCAGGACGGCGTCGTGCCGCGCACCAAGGTGCCCGACATCCTGCGCGCCATCGCCGGCGTCGCGGCGCGCCATCGCCTGCGCATCGCCAACGTGTTCCACGCCGGCGACGGCAACATCCATCCCATCCTGCTCTACGACGAGCGCGACGCCGACGAGGTGCGGCGGGTGATCGCCGCCGGGCACGAGATCCTGCGCGCCTGCGTCGATCTCGGCGGCAGCATCACCGGCGAGCACGGCATCGGCGTCGAGAAGATCAACGAGCTGCCGCTGCTCTTCGCGCCCCAGGATCTGCGCGCCATGCAGGCGCTGCGCGCCGCTTTCGACCCCGAGCAGCGCTGCAATCCGGGCAAGATCTTTCCCACCCCCGGCGCCTGCGTCGAGGTGACGCGGCCGCGCCGCCAGGTGCCGGCATGAACGGCGATCGCCCGGGCGGCGACGCGACGGCGGCGCTGCGCGAGGCGCTGGGCGACGCGGTGCGGCCGGACTTCGACGCCAAGTTCCGCTTCGCCGCCGCCGGCGGCGCGCCGGAGTGCGTCGTCGAGCCGGCGGACATCCCCGGCGTCGTGGCGGCGATCGACGCCGCCCGCCGCGCCGGGCTGGCGGTGGTGCCGGCCGGCAACGGAACCCACCTGCGGATCGGCTGGCGGTCGCGGGCGCCGCACCTGGCGCTGAGCACGCGGCAGATGGGGCGCGTCCTCGCCCACGACGCCGGCGACATGACGGTGCGCGTCGAGTGCGGCGCCACCGTCGCGGCGCTCGACGCCGCGCTCGCCGCGGCCGGTCAGTGGCTGCCGCTCGACCCGCCGCGCGCCGAGGCGATGACGGTGGGCGGCCTGATCGCCGCCGATCGCAACGGGCCGCTGCGCCTGGGCTACGGCGGCGTGCGCGACTGGCTGATCGGCGTCCGCGCCGTCATGGCGGACGGCGCCGTGGTGCGCGGCGGCGGCCAGGTGGTGAAGAACGTCGCCGGCTACGATCTGCCGCGGCTGTTCGCCGGCTCCTTCGGCACCCTCGGGGTGCTCGTCGAGGCGACCTTCAAGGTGCGGCCGCGGGCGGCGGCGTTGGCGCTCGGCGAGTGGACCGCGCCGACCCTGGCGGCGGCGCTGGCGCGCGCCCAGGCGGTGATGGCGAGCGACGTGCAACCGGTCCTGCTGGAAGCGGTGAACGAATCGGCGGCGGAGGCCCTCGGCCTCGACAGCGGCGCCTCGGTGCTGATCGGCGTCGCCGGCTCGCCACCGCACCTGGACGAGCAGGAGCGGCGCCTGGCGGCGCTGTCCGGCGGCGCCGCCGTCCGCCACGCGCCGGAACGGGGCGACGCGCTGCTGCGCGCGCTGCGCGAGTTCTCGCAGCCGGCGGACGACGATGCGCTGGTGATCCGGGTCGGCGTCCTGCCGACGGCGCTGCCGCCGGTGCTGGCCGAGATCGAGACGGCGGCGCGGCGGGCCGGCGTCGTGGCGGAGATCGCCGCGCATGCCGGCAACGGGGTCGCCTGGTGCCAGTTGCTCGGCGCGCCCGACGAGGCGGCGTTGCAGGGAGTCGCCGCGGCGGCGCGCGCCGCGGCGCTGCGCGGCGGCGGCTGGGCGGTGTACGAGGCGATTCCCGGCGAGCTCGGCGAGCGCCTCGACCCGTGGGGATTCGACGCGCCGGCGCTTGCCGTCATGCGGCGGGTGAAAGCGGCGCTCGACCCCGACGGCCTCTTCAGCCCGGGGCGCTTCGTCGGCGGCATCTGAGGCGGGATGGAAGCGAGCGAGACGATCGGCGGCGCGGGGCGGGTGGCGGATCCGGCGCTGCTCGGCGCCTGCGTGCACTGCGGTCTCTGCCTCGACGCCTGCCCGACGTATCTCGAGCTGGGCAGCGAAGCCGACTCGCCGCGCGGCCGCATCCATCTCATCCGCGCCCTCGAGGACGGCACCCTGGGGATCGACGCCGAGGTGGTGCGCCACCTCGATCTCTGCCTCGGCTGCCGCGCCTGCGAGAGCGCCTGTCCATCGGGCGTCCGCTACGGCCGGATCATCGAGGACGCGCGCGTCCACCTGAACCGACAGGCGACCCGCCCGTGGGGCGCGCGCCTGCGGCACCGGCTGGTCCTGGCGACCTTCCCCTACCGGCGGCGGGTGCGCGCGCTGCTGGCCCTCGCTGCTCTGGCGCGGCGGCTCCGCCTCTGGCCGCTGATCGCGCGGCGGATCGACGGCGCGGAGCTGCTGCCGGCCGCTGCCGGGGCGATGCCCGACGGGTCGTTCTTCCCGGCGCGCGGGCACGAGCGGCTGCGGGTCGGGTTGGTGACCGGCTGCGTCGCCGGCGAGCTGTTCGCACACGTCAACGCCGCCGCGGTGCGGCTGCTGACCGCCAACGGCGCGGCGGTCGTCGTGCCGCCGGCGCAGGGCTGCTGCGGCGCGCTGCACCTGCACGGCGGCGAGCGCGCGGCGGCGCGCGCCCTGGCGCGGCGGTTGGTGGACGCCTTTCCCGGGTCGCTCGACGCGGTGGTGGTGACCGCGGCGGGGTGCGGTTCGTCGTTGAAGGAGTACGGCGCGCTGCTCGCCGACGATGCCCGCTACCGCGAGCGCGCGGAGCGCTTCGCCGAGCGGGTGCGCGACGTCACCGAGGTGCTCGACGCGATCGGCGCCGCGGCATCGGCATCGGCGATGGCGCGCCGCGTCACCTATCACGACGCCTGTCACCTGGCGCACGCCCAGGGCGTGCGCCAGGCGCCGCGCCGCCTGCTGGCGCGGGTGCCGAACCTGGAGCTCGTCGAGCTGGCCGAATCGGAGGTCTGCTGCGGCAGCGCCGGCAGCTACAATCTCACCGAGCCGGCGATGGCGCGCCGCCTGCGCGAACGCAAGATCGACCACATCCTCGCCAGCGGGGCCGAGGTCGTGGCGGTCGCGAACCCCGGCTGCGCGCTGCAGATCGCCGCCGGCCTGAAGGCCCGCGGCTCGACGGTGCGCGTCGTCCACCCGGTCGAGCTGCTGGACGACGCCTGATCGCGCCGCGCCCCATGGACGAGCTGGCCGCCGCTGGTATCGTCCTCGGAAGCGAGGTGGAACGGATGGCATGGTGTGCGACGCGGCGCGCCGGGCGAGGGGCGCTGGCGGCCCTGGCGGCGCTGCTCGGCGGCTGCAGCGTGTCGGCGCGGGACGTGACGGTGCCGATGGCGCCGGAGGTGGACCTGCCGCGCTTCATGGGCGACTGGTACGTGATCGGCGTCATTCCCACCTGGTTCGAACAGGGAGCCTGCAACGCGGTGGAGTCCTACGCGCTCGACGACGACGGCACGATCCAGACGACGTTCACGTTCAACGCGGGGGCTTTGGACGGTCCCGAGAAGCGCATGCGGCCGCGCGGCTTCGTCGTCCCCGGCACGAACAATGCGGTCTGGGGCATGCAGTTCGTCTGGCCGATCGAGGCGGAATTCGTCATCGCGCACGTCGATCCGGCGTACACCGAGACGATCATCGCCCGCAGCGCCCGCGACTACGTCTGGATCATGGCGCGCACCCCGACGATCGGCGAGGACCGCTATGCGGCGCTGGTCAGCCGGGTGGGCGCCATGGGCTACGACGTCGACCGGATCCAGCGCGTGCCCCAGCGCGCCGGACCGTGAGACGGGGCCAGGGCGTGGCCGCCCGCCGGCCTCCACGGCCAGCCGGTGGACGCCCGCGACCGGCTGAGCGCGCCTCCGAGGCGCTCAGAGCAGCGACCGGCAGACGCGCGCGAAGGCGTTGATGCCGCGGGTGTAGGGGAGCACGCGGCGCACCGGGCCGCGGAAGCGGATCTTGAAGCGCAGCACGCCCATTCCGTAGCCGAAGCGGCCGGCGAAGAAGTCGATCCAGTCCTGCCGCGTCGCCGAGAAATCGGGATCGTCCCTCCGGCCGCCGGGGCGGCGTTCGACCCGGCCGTGGCTGTCCCAGTGCATCCAGATGCCCGGCGCCGGCGCATCGCTGAGACGGAACACCGCGGTTCCGAAGCGCGCCAGGTGCGCCGTGTGACCGCTCGCATTCCACGCCTCCACCGCCGCGTCCCACCACGCCGGCGACAGGAGATCCGGCCCCTCGTTCGCATCCATCGGCGCAACTTGGCACGCGGCGCGGGCGAAAACGACACCGGCGCCGCGCGCATGCGCGGCCGCGTCGCGGGCGGCGGTCACGGGTGACTGGGCGCGGCGCTCAGCCGGGCGTGGTCGGGTTGTGGTGTCGGGGCGTGCAGGGTGTCCAGGATCTGCAGCGCCTGGCTGATGCGGTCCTTGTGAACGAAGGGAGCGTGCAGGAACAGGTCGACGGTGGCGTTGAAGAGCGCCGGATTGTCCATCGGCACGCTGTGGGTCGCGTCCGGGAAGATGGCGAGCTGGCTGTTGGGCAGGTGGCGATGGATCGCGACGGTGTGCTCGCCGACGATGACGTCGTGGTCGCTGGCCAACACCAGGGTGGGGGCGCGGATGGCCTCGAGGGCGGTCAGGTCGATGTGCGGCTCGTCGAGCATCAGCCGCGTCAGCGTCAGCGCCCGGCGGCCGGCGGCGGTCTGGCGCTCGGCGTCGGAGATGGAATCGACCATTTCGCGCAGGGTGGCGATGGCGTCGGGGTCGATGGCGTCAGGGGTCAGATTGGCCGACACGGCGACGATCTTCCGCACCCGCTTTGGATGCCGGATGGCGAGCAGCAGCGCTTCGATGCCGCCGTCGCTCCAGCCGATGACGTTGGCCTTGCGGATCCGCAGCCGGTCGAGCAGCGCCGCGAGATCATCCGTCATGTCCTCGTACGTGAGGGGGTCCGGCCCATCGTCGGAGAGGCCGTGATCGCGGCTGTCCATGGCGATCACCCGGTAATGGCGGCGGAAGTAGTCGATCTGGGCGCCGAGGTCGGCGATGCTGCCGCCGTTGCCGTGCAGCAGGAGCAGTGGCTCTCCGGTGCCGTAGGTCTCGTAGTAGAGCTTCACGCCGTCGTGGGTGAAGGTGCCGCCGGCGGCGGGGTTGGCGCCGTACCGGGCGGTGGGCGTGTTCGGCCGCGCGGTCCCGGTCGGGTTGGCGGCGCGAGCCGGCAGCGGCACGAAGAAGAGCAGCGGAACGAGGAGGCGCCCCAGCCAGTGCGACGCTCTCGCCTGGTCGGTGGGTCTGTCCATCTGGCTCACTCGTACCCCCGGACGGGTGGGGATTGCCAGATGCCCGTGCGTCTATTCGCGCAGTAGGACGTCCGCCCCGAGGCGGACCGTTCCCAGGCAGCGCCGCAGCAGCGACGAGCGCCGCACCAGGGCGCGGCCGCGGACGATGAGCATGCGCTCGAGGCGGTAGCGGTCGAAGGTCTTCCGCCGCGGCGCGGCGGCCGCGCCGGCGACGGCGGCGAGGGGCGCCCACAGGTCGTCGAGCGGATGCTGCCAGGTCGCGAGGTCGGCGGGATCGAGGCGCGCGATCATCTCCTGGCAGAGGCGGAGGCGGTCGGGGGACGAGGCGATCTCGAGCGCCCACTTGTCGATCGACTCGGTGCTCGGACGGCTGTGCTTCTTGACGCCGATCGGATCGCCGAGGCCCTGTGCGGCGGGCTCCTGCTTGCCGTACTCCACCGCCTGCGGCTCGTTGGGCACGCCCAGGAAGGCGAAGATCTCGGCCATCGTCGCTTCCGGATCGGCGACCAGGCGCTCGTACACGACGTGGTAGAGCGGCACCGGCCGGGCGCGCAGGAAGCTGGCGATCGCCGGTACGTAGCGCTCGAGCAGCGGGTTGTAGGCGTGGGCGGCCGCGTAGTCGCCGTTGAAGAAGGACTCCGCGTAGGAGCTGAATACCGCCAGCGGATGGCGGGTGAGGACGACGTAGCGCGCGCGCGGATAGATCCTGGCGAGGAAGTCGAGGATCAGGCCGTAGGCCGGCGTCTTGTCGAGAAAGCGTTGCTTCTCGGGCCGGGTCGCGAGCATCCGCAGGTAGAGCGTGTCGCAGTAGGCGCGGCAGGCGTCGATGTAGTCCTGCTCGCCGCCCGGCAGGGCGGCGACGAACTCGCGCTGCGCCTCGGCGGCGAGGACGGCGTCGTAGGGCGCCTTGTCGACCCTGGCGTAGTACCCGAGATGGGCGAGCGGCGTCAGCAGATGCGGCTCCGGCCGCCCCATGATCAGCGAATGGGCGCCGATCATGCGCGCCAGCAGGGTGGACCCCGAACGCGGCGGGCCGATGACGAAGATGACCTTGTCTTCCACGATCGGCGACCCTACCAGCGACGGAGATGGCCGCCAAGAACGCCAGGGGCGACTGTCAGTCGAAGAGCCGCGCGACCTGCGGCTTGACCACCTTGCCCATCGGATTGCGCGGGAGGTCGTCGGCGAGGCGCAGCAGCGTCGGGACCTTGTACGGCGCAAGGCGCTCCTTGGCCCAGGCGCGCAGGGGCTCCAGCGTCAGGGTCTCCCCGGGGCGGAGGATCACGGCGGCGGCGACGCGCTGGCCCCACTCGTCGTCGGCGACGCCGACCACCGCGCACTCGGCGATCGCGGGGTGGGCGCGCAGCACCTCCTCGATCTCCAGCGCCGAGACCTTGAAGCCGCCGGTCTTGATGATGTCGATCGAGTCGCGGCCGAGGATGCGGTAGCTGCCGCGCTCGCGCACGGCGATGTCGCCCGTCCTGAACCAGCCGTCGGCGGTGAAGGCGGCGCGGGTCTCGTCCGGGCGCTGCCAGTACTCGTGGAAGACGCCGGGGCCGCGCACTTGGATCTGGCCCGGGGTGTCGTCGCCGACGACGGCGCCGGCGTCGTCGACCAGCCGCACCTCGATGCCGGGGAACGGCGCGCCGACATGGCCGGGCCGGCGCTCGCCGTGCAGCGGATTGCCGAGGCCCATGCCGATCTCCGTCATGCCGTAGCGCTCGAGCAGCGTGTGGCCGCTGATCCGGCGCCAGGCGTCGAGCAGGGCGACGGGCAGGGCCGCCGAGCCGGAGACCATGAGGCGCAGGCGGCGGCAGCCGGCGCTCATCGCCGCGCGCTGCGCCGGCGGGGCGCTGTCCCAGGCGCCGCGCAGGCGGGCGTAGATGGTGGGCACCGCCATGAACAGGGTGAGGCCGTCGGCGGCGGCGATGCGCTGCCACACCGCGGCGGCGTCGAAGCCGTTCTGCAGCTCGCAGGTGGCGCCGGACCACAGCGCCGCGCAGAGCAGGTTGAGGATGCCGTGCAGGTGGTGCAGCGGCAGCACGTGCAGGATGTGGTCGTCGGCCGACCACTCCCAGGCGCCGACCACCGATGCGATCTGCGCCGCCAGGCCGGCGTGGGTGGTGACCACGCCCTTCGGCTTGCTGGTGGTGCCGGAGGTGAAGAGGATCAGCGCCCGGCGCGCCTCGGCGACGTCGGGCAGGGCGCCGGCGGGCGCTGCCAGCAGGGCGTCGGTGCGCAACAGGCGCAGGCCGCGCTCGGCGGCGAGCGGCGCCAGGCGCGGATGGTGGACGTCGTCGGCGACGAGGATGGTCGCCTGCGCCTCGTCGACCGCATAGGCCAGCTCCGGCGCCGGATGACTCGTGCACAGCGGCACGGCGATGCCGCCGGCGCGCCAGATGCCCCACTGGACGGCGACGTGGGCGCAGGTGGGGGCGACGAGGTAGGCGACGCGCGCCTCGGCGAGGTCGCCGCGGCCGTCGAGCAGTCCCCCGGCGACGCGCGCCGAGGCGGCGAGCAGATGCTCGTAGCGCCAGGTGCCGTCGGCGGCGATCAGCGCGCGGCGGCCGGCATGCGCGGCGGC
Protein-coding sequences here:
- a CDS encoding lipocalin family protein; its protein translation is MAWCATRRAGRGALAALAALLGGCSVSARDVTVPMAPEVDLPRFMGDWYVIGVIPTWFEQGACNAVESYALDDDGTIQTTFTFNAGALDGPEKRMRPRGFVVPGTNNAVWGMQFVWPIEAEFVIAHVDPAYTETIIARSARDYVWIMARTPTIGEDRYAALVSRVGAMGYDVDRIQRVPQRAGP
- a CDS encoding sulfotransferase, which encodes MEDKVIFVIGPPRSGSTLLARMIGAHSLIMGRPEPHLLTPLAHLGYYARVDKAPYDAVLAAEAQREFVAALPGGEQDYIDACRAYCDTLYLRMLATRPEKQRFLDKTPAYGLILDFLARIYPRARYVVLTRHPLAVFSSYAESFFNGDYAAAHAYNPLLERYVPAIASFLRARPVPLYHVVYERLVADPEATMAEIFAFLGVPNEPQAVEYGKQEPAAQGLGDPIGVKKHSRPSTESIDKWALEIASSPDRLRLCQEMIARLDPADLATWQHPLDDLWAPLAAVAGAAAAPRRKTFDRYRLERMLIVRGRALVRRSSLLRRCLGTVRLGADVLLRE
- a CDS encoding acyl-CoA synthetase, whose translation is MIPLVARAAAHAGRRALIAADGTWRYEHLLAASARVAGGLLDGRGDLAEARVAYLVAPTCAHVAVQWGIWRAGGIAVPLCTSHPAPELAYAVDEAQATILVADDVHHPRLAPLAAERGLRLLRTDALLAAPAGALPDVAEARRALILFTSGTTSKPKGVVTTHAGLAAQIASVVGAWEWSADDHILHVLPLHHLHGILNLLCAALWSGATCELQNGFDAAAVWQRIAAADGLTLFMAVPTIYARLRGAWDSAPPAQRAAMSAGCRRLRLMVSGSAALPVALLDAWRRISGHTLLERYGMTEIGMGLGNPLHGERRPGHVGAPFPGIEVRLVDDAGAVVGDDTPGQIQVRGPGVFHEYWQRPDETRAAFTADGWFRTGDIAVRERGSYRILGRDSIDIIKTGGFKVSALEIEEVLRAHPAIAECAVVGVADDEWGQRVAAAVILRPGETLTLEPLRAWAKERLAPYKVPTLLRLADDLPRNPMGKVVKPQVARLFD
- a CDS encoding alpha/beta fold hydrolase; the protein is MDRPTDQARASHWLGRLLVPLLFFVPLPARAANPTGTARPNTPTARYGANPAAGGTFTHDGVKLYYETYGTGEPLLLLHGNGGSIADLGAQIDYFRRHYRVIAMDSRDHGLSDDGPDPLTYEDMTDDLAALLDRLRIRKANVIGWSDGGIEALLLAIRHPKRVRKIVAVSANLTPDAIDPDAIATLREMVDSISDAERQTAAGRRALTLTRLMLDEPHIDLTALEAIRAPTLVLASDHDVIVGEHTVAIHRHLPNSQLAIFPDATHSVPMDNPALFNATVDLFLHAPFVHKDRISQALQILDTLHAPTPQPDHARLSAAPSHP